A genomic window from Candidatus Pelagisphaera phototrophica includes:
- a CDS encoding immunoglobulin domain-containing protein yields MISVQPTNREIETGTALNLSVTAVSDLPITYHWKFNNIDIPNATSPALTIADTQPSDAGPYTIAVSH; encoded by the coding sequence ATGATCAGCGTTCAACCGACAAACAGAGAAATTGAAACGGGAACTGCTCTCAATCTTTCTGTTACGGCGGTGAGTGACTTGCCCATAACCTACCATTGGAAATTCAACAATATCGATATCCCAAACGCGACAAGCCCGGCACTTACCATAGCAGACACCCAACCGTCGGACGCGGGTCCCTACACCATCGCTGTTTCCCATTAG
- a CDS encoding xanthine dehydrogenase family protein molybdopterin-binding subunit: MSPMFSDFSIVNHGIDRRGFIKSVGATGALLFTANWTWAQDKPAKKYGGEGMPGGTKSDPKLFVAINYDGTIDITVTRSEMGQGIRSSLALVVAEEMEADWNRCRVVQAVGDEAKYGNQNTDGSRSMRHWYAPMRQCGATVRAIIEAAAAAGWGVPIREVRASKHSVIHALSRRKADFAELVGVVASFESPDPISIRYKSPRTYRYIGKEHTHSADAASMVSGTAIYGGDTRSAGMVYAVVARPPVLGSTVEAFDGSEALKVKGVLKVMPIEGAAVPSGFKPIGGIAVVAENTWAAIKGREALKVDWSSSPHDSYESEAYRQSLEEASRKPGKLVRLVGDVEAAFSKAKKTHAATYYLPHIAHAPMEPPVSTALLRNNFLEIWAPTQAPQAARTEAAERAGMPLEKTRINVTLLGGGFGRKSKADFINEAVEIAKAFPGRAARVQWTREDDIRHDYFHTVSGEHLEASLDRRGKVSGWLHRSVAPTIASLFDPDPKHQQAFETNMGHSNIPFAIPNVRIENPEVAAHTRIGWFRSVSNIPHGFAVQSFIAELAEEAGRDPLRFYLDLLGDDREINPDELKDGWNHGEDPKKYPVDTGRLKNVLNVATKEAGWGKRLPKGRGMGFAVHYSFVSYVAAVLEVEVEKDGNLIVHKATMAIDCGPRINPDRIRSQMEGSCVMGIGLATTGEISFENGRAKQSNFHDYQVPRISLAPKSISVHLVDPEKKVELGGVGEPGVPPIAPALCNAIYAATGKRIRRLPIGDQLA, encoded by the coding sequence ATGAGTCCGATGTTTAGCGACTTTTCGATAGTGAATCATGGAATTGACCGACGTGGCTTCATAAAGAGCGTCGGCGCAACGGGGGCCTTGCTGTTTACGGCGAATTGGACGTGGGCCCAGGATAAACCGGCCAAAAAGTACGGTGGTGAGGGAATGCCCGGAGGTACAAAAAGCGACCCCAAGCTCTTTGTGGCGATTAATTACGATGGAACGATAGATATTACGGTCACGCGATCTGAGATGGGGCAAGGGATCCGGTCGAGTTTAGCATTGGTCGTAGCGGAGGAAATGGAAGCGGACTGGAATCGCTGCCGTGTCGTGCAGGCCGTTGGAGACGAGGCAAAATATGGAAACCAAAATACGGATGGATCGCGCAGTATGCGCCACTGGTATGCACCGATGCGCCAGTGCGGCGCTACTGTCAGGGCGATCATAGAAGCGGCTGCTGCCGCTGGTTGGGGCGTTCCCATTCGGGAAGTCAGAGCTTCGAAGCATAGCGTAATCCATGCTCTGAGCCGACGGAAGGCTGACTTTGCCGAATTGGTAGGAGTGGTCGCCTCATTCGAATCTCCAGATCCGATTTCGATTCGGTATAAAAGCCCCAGAACCTATCGCTATATTGGTAAAGAGCATACGCATAGCGCGGATGCAGCGAGCATGGTTTCCGGAACGGCCATTTATGGAGGTGATACCCGGTCCGCAGGAATGGTCTATGCCGTAGTTGCGCGGCCTCCCGTTTTGGGAAGCACGGTTGAGGCATTCGACGGCTCTGAGGCCCTCAAGGTCAAAGGAGTGCTGAAGGTGATGCCGATTGAAGGAGCCGCCGTTCCTTCTGGGTTCAAGCCAATTGGAGGTATTGCCGTGGTGGCAGAGAATACGTGGGCCGCGATTAAGGGGAGGGAAGCGCTCAAGGTGGATTGGAGTTCAAGCCCACACGATTCTTATGAATCCGAAGCCTATCGCCAGAGCTTGGAAGAAGCTTCCAGAAAACCAGGGAAACTAGTCCGGTTGGTGGGTGATGTCGAAGCGGCCTTCTCTAAAGCGAAAAAGACGCATGCAGCGACTTACTACCTGCCGCATATCGCTCACGCTCCGATGGAGCCGCCTGTGTCGACCGCTCTACTGAGAAACAACTTTCTGGAGATTTGGGCGCCAACGCAGGCACCGCAAGCGGCAAGAACAGAAGCTGCTGAGCGTGCAGGGATGCCTCTCGAAAAGACGCGTATCAATGTAACGCTACTAGGGGGAGGATTCGGGAGGAAGTCCAAGGCAGACTTTATCAATGAGGCGGTTGAAATCGCGAAAGCCTTTCCGGGACGAGCGGCTAGGGTGCAATGGACGCGCGAGGATGATATTCGTCATGACTATTTTCATACGGTATCAGGAGAGCATTTGGAAGCTAGTTTGGATCGGAGAGGCAAAGTGAGCGGCTGGCTTCATCGATCCGTGGCGCCAACCATAGCGTCCCTATTCGATCCGGATCCCAAGCACCAGCAAGCATTCGAAACCAATATGGGTCATAGTAATATCCCATTCGCGATACCCAATGTTCGCATCGAGAATCCGGAGGTCGCCGCCCACACCCGAATCGGCTGGTTTCGATCGGTTTCTAATATACCTCATGGATTTGCGGTTCAGAGTTTTATTGCTGAACTCGCGGAAGAGGCTGGTAGGGACCCTCTCCGGTTTTATCTGGATCTGTTAGGCGATGATCGTGAAATTAATCCGGACGAGTTGAAAGACGGATGGAATCATGGTGAAGATCCGAAAAAGTATCCGGTTGATACGGGGCGTCTGAAAAATGTCCTTAACGTCGCGACGAAGGAAGCCGGTTGGGGTAAGCGCCTCCCAAAGGGTAGGGGTATGGGCTTTGCCGTTCACTACAGTTTTGTTTCCTATGTCGCCGCCGTGCTGGAGGTCGAGGTGGAGAAGGACGGTAATCTAATCGTGCATAAAGCGACCATGGCGATCGACTGCGGACCTCGGATTAACCCTGATCGCATACGGTCCCAGATGGAAGGTTCCTGCGTAATGGGTATCGGTTTGGCGACTACTGGAGAAATCAGTTTCGAAAATGGACGCGCGAAGCAGAGCAATTTCCATGATTATCAAGTTCCGCGGATCTCGTTAGCGCCAAAGTCGATATCCGTCCATCTCGTTGATCCGGAAAAGAAAGTAGAACTAGGAGGAGTGGGCGAACCCGGCGTTCCGCCCATTGCTCCGGCACTCTGCAATGCGATCTATGCCGCGACAGGCAAACGCATACGCCGCCTGCCGATTGGCGATCAGTTGGCGTAA
- the purT gene encoding formate-dependent phosphoribosylglycinamide formyltransferase, translating to MTLIGTPFTSTAKKALLCGSGELGKEVVIELQRYGVEAIALDAYADAPAMQVADRSHVVSMLDGAALRAIIEQEKPDLVIPEVEAIATDTLAELEAEGLATIIPTARATQLTMNREGIRRLAAEELGLATSPYRFADTYEDYCEAISEIGMPCVIKPIMSSSGKGQSVVKSDADRETSWNYAQEGGRAGKGQVIIEGFVDFDYEITLLTVRHVDGTSFCDPIGHIQVDGDYRESWQPQPMSDAALENAKQIAGAVTASLGGFGLFGVELFVKGDLVYFSEVSPRPHDTGMVTMISQDLPQFSLHARAILGLPIPSIRQFGPSASAVVLVEGNSDKVSFGNLNEALSVPDTQLRLFGKPKVAGKRRMGVALALGADIEEAREKARKASSSVSIEL from the coding sequence TAATAGGTACCCCATTTACATCCACTGCAAAAAAAGCACTGCTCTGTGGTTCCGGCGAATTAGGGAAAGAGGTCGTGATCGAATTGCAGCGCTATGGGGTAGAGGCCATCGCTCTGGACGCTTATGCCGATGCCCCTGCGATGCAGGTGGCAGATCGGTCCCATGTGGTATCGATGCTCGATGGAGCGGCACTCCGAGCGATTATCGAACAGGAGAAGCCCGATCTCGTGATCCCGGAGGTAGAGGCGATCGCCACGGATACCCTTGCGGAGCTGGAAGCGGAAGGATTGGCTACGATTATCCCGACTGCGCGCGCGACTCAGTTGACCATGAACCGAGAAGGCATTCGCCGGTTGGCCGCGGAGGAATTGGGACTCGCAACATCGCCGTACCGTTTCGCGGATACGTACGAAGATTATTGCGAGGCGATTTCTGAAATTGGAATGCCATGCGTGATCAAGCCAATCATGAGTTCCTCGGGAAAGGGACAGAGTGTGGTCAAGTCGGATGCCGACAGGGAAACTTCCTGGAATTATGCCCAAGAAGGGGGCCGTGCGGGAAAGGGGCAAGTAATCATAGAAGGCTTTGTGGACTTTGACTATGAGATTACGCTTTTGACGGTGAGGCATGTCGATGGGACCAGCTTTTGCGATCCAATTGGGCATATTCAGGTCGATGGTGACTATCGTGAATCTTGGCAGCCACAACCCATGAGCGATGCCGCGCTGGAGAACGCAAAACAAATTGCGGGAGCGGTTACAGCTAGTCTCGGTGGTTTTGGCCTCTTTGGCGTCGAGCTTTTCGTGAAGGGCGATTTGGTGTATTTCAGTGAAGTGTCTCCGCGTCCGCATGATACTGGTATGGTGACAATGATATCCCAGGACCTTCCCCAGTTCTCCTTGCATGCAAGGGCGATTCTCGGTTTGCCAATACCTTCTATCCGGCAGTTCGGACCGAGTGCGTCGGCAGTCGTACTGGTTGAGGGAAACTCTGACAAAGTTTCTTTTGGTAATCTCAATGAGGCCTTGAGTGTGCCGGATACGCAATTGCGGCTCTTTGGTAAGCCAAAGGTTGCGGGTAAGCGCCGCATGGGAGTGGCCCTCGCCCTTGGAGCGGATATTGAAGAAGCCAGAGAGAAGGCCCGAAAGGCGTCTTCTTCGGTATCAATCGAGCTCTGA
- a CDS encoding TfoX/Sxy family protein: protein MRSIFSDRKDVEVKKMFVGLCFMISKHMYCGFVGDTLMVRVGPEQYAKCLAEKYAREIDFTGKALKGMVYVTVEGVAKDADLQKWVDRCTKFISSLDPRGSD from the coding sequence TTGCGTTCTATCTTTTCGGATCGGAAGGATGTCGAGGTGAAGAAGATGTTTGTAGGTCTCTGCTTCATGATTTCGAAACACATGTACTGTGGCTTCGTTGGGGACACGCTGATGGTTCGAGTGGGACCTGAGCAGTACGCTAAGTGTTTGGCCGAAAAGTATGCACGGGAGATTGATTTTACCGGAAAGGCCCTCAAGGGAATGGTTTATGTAACGGTGGAGGGAGTTGCAAAAGATGCGGATCTTCAAAAATGGGTTGATCGTTGCACGAAATTCATTTCGTCTTTGGATCCAAGAGGTTCAGATTGA
- a CDS encoding ABC-F family ATP-binding cassette domain-containing protein, translated as MIALQKIRLQYGERYLYKDISATIGTSDRIGLVGSNGAGKSTLLKVLCGLEEIDGGKVDKANYVTFGYLPQDGIEMHGRTLFKETELAFADVLGLKAKVEEAEERLDEMDTSSEEFYETLELIGEWEHRLEDLDAGKLPSRIESVLLGLGFSSSDMHRKTEEFSGGWQMRIALAKLLLANPSLLLLDEPTNHLDVTSQKWLEDFLLRYEGSLLMISHDRGFLDIICNRTFELSMGSLHVYSGNYSVFETQSAERKELQMKAYKSQQKEIQQAEQFINRFRAKASKAKQAQSRIKALDKIERIQIEKEEDGVSFSFAPPPRSGQTVINLVDVSKSYGDLLVIRDANLRIERGDRIVVVGVNGAGKTTIAKVIAGVEPFQSGEREIGQSTHISYFGQHQADELDKSLTVLATLEESAEGKNTTNIRSILGTFLFRGDDVFKKVSVLSGGERNRLALAKMLARSANFLILDEPTNHLDMRSQDALQNALKNYTGAYLIVSHNRAFVDPLATKVLEIRKDGLSLFPGNVSDYLRHLEVVEAVAS; from the coding sequence ATGATCGCACTGCAAAAAATTCGGCTCCAGTATGGGGAACGCTACCTGTACAAGGATATTAGTGCCACGATTGGGACCTCCGATCGGATTGGGCTGGTCGGCAGCAATGGAGCGGGTAAGAGCACCCTACTCAAGGTGCTGTGCGGCCTAGAAGAGATTGACGGTGGAAAGGTCGACAAAGCGAACTATGTCACTTTCGGCTACCTGCCTCAAGACGGGATAGAAATGCATGGGCGAACTTTGTTCAAGGAGACTGAGTTGGCGTTTGCTGATGTGCTGGGACTAAAGGCTAAGGTGGAGGAAGCGGAGGAGCGTCTTGATGAGATGGATACTTCTTCGGAAGAGTTTTATGAAACCCTCGAATTGATTGGTGAGTGGGAGCATCGGCTAGAGGACTTGGACGCGGGCAAATTGCCGTCTCGGATCGAATCGGTTCTCTTGGGGCTCGGATTTTCGAGTTCCGACATGCATCGTAAGACGGAAGAGTTTAGTGGGGGCTGGCAAATGCGTATCGCACTGGCTAAGCTTCTCCTTGCGAACCCGTCCTTGCTCCTGCTTGACGAGCCGACGAACCATTTGGATGTAACGTCCCAAAAGTGGCTGGAGGATTTTCTTCTTCGTTACGAAGGTTCCCTTTTAATGATCTCTCACGATCGTGGATTTCTGGACATCATCTGCAACCGTACCTTCGAATTGTCGATGGGTTCGCTGCATGTTTACAGTGGCAACTACAGTGTTTTCGAGACTCAAAGTGCTGAGCGAAAAGAGTTGCAGATGAAAGCGTACAAGAGTCAGCAAAAGGAGATCCAACAGGCGGAACAATTTATCAACCGTTTTCGAGCCAAAGCGTCGAAAGCCAAACAAGCCCAGAGTCGTATCAAGGCGCTGGATAAGATTGAGCGGATTCAAATTGAAAAAGAGGAGGATGGCGTATCCTTTTCGTTCGCTCCTCCCCCCCGAAGTGGACAGACGGTCATTAATTTGGTGGATGTATCCAAGTCCTACGGAGACTTGCTAGTCATTCGCGATGCCAATCTTCGCATTGAACGCGGTGATCGGATTGTAGTAGTGGGAGTAAACGGAGCCGGTAAGACGACCATCGCCAAGGTGATAGCGGGGGTGGAGCCTTTTCAGTCGGGAGAGCGGGAGATTGGCCAGAGCACCCATATATCCTACTTCGGCCAGCACCAGGCGGATGAGCTGGACAAGAGTTTAACCGTCCTCGCGACGCTCGAGGAGTCCGCTGAGGGCAAGAATACCACCAATATCCGGTCGATTCTCGGTACTTTTCTCTTCAGAGGTGATGATGTATTCAAAAAAGTGAGCGTGCTTTCTGGAGGCGAGCGGAATCGATTAGCCCTCGCTAAGATGCTAGCGCGGTCGGCCAATTTTCTTATTCTTGACGAACCCACCAATCACTTGGATATGCGTTCTCAGGACGCCCTGCAAAACGCCCTCAAGAATTATACGGGCGCCTATTTGATCGTTTCCCATAATCGGGCATTTGTAGATCCTTTAGCGACGAAAGTACTTGAGATCCGTAAGGACGGACTTTCCCTGTTTCCTGGAAATGTATCCGATTATTTGAGGCATCTCGAAGTCGTCGAAGCGGTGGCGAGTTGA
- a CDS encoding MFS transporter, which translates to MSTIWILRFTCLLQIASMGILFVFEAVRMKDVGVGESEIGLILGFSSGVFILSSIFWGRLADKRGWHKRIVVWGTIGFTGLLFYFALCTTPWQFFVYGILRSVFMPMIVGIMPTIAVKAHGEKQQGRKFGIYRAFGSVGFILGAMILPLVFNDIAIVAQASSVFLIGSLFLISKLPKPEASHIQRAPLEIRNLDSLIKLFLFSTFFISLADPAVHGFFNAYARDLGGSTRLLGLLAGMFGLVAFFFLPLMGRAIDHFRPSSVLVISLLFQPLRVFVTSTLDDPNFLWIPILFHGICWGGMEVAAVVYLSRRVEEGQKATVLSYYMAVRMLGTLVGASVCGYVAEHFGYVTMFRTISAAALVGALIYTFGIVISRIRERSTPGISGTEHQLKSDQARGNEPF; encoded by the coding sequence ATGAGTACTATTTGGATTCTCCGATTTACCTGCCTTCTTCAGATAGCGTCGATGGGCATCTTGTTTGTCTTTGAGGCGGTTCGAATGAAGGACGTGGGAGTGGGCGAGTCCGAAATCGGGTTAATTCTAGGATTCAGCAGCGGGGTCTTTATTTTGAGCTCCATCTTTTGGGGCCGATTGGCGGACAAAAGGGGTTGGCATAAGAGGATTGTGGTCTGGGGAACCATTGGGTTCACCGGACTCTTATTCTACTTTGCTTTGTGTACGACCCCTTGGCAGTTTTTCGTCTACGGGATACTGCGATCAGTCTTCATGCCCATGATTGTGGGAATCATGCCGACGATTGCGGTAAAAGCGCACGGGGAAAAACAACAAGGACGGAAATTCGGGATTTACCGAGCCTTTGGCTCAGTCGGATTCATACTAGGGGCGATGATCCTTCCGCTGGTCTTCAACGATATTGCGATTGTGGCTCAAGCCTCTTCTGTTTTCCTGATCGGCTCGCTTTTTCTTATCTCAAAGCTGCCCAAGCCGGAAGCCAGTCACATTCAGAGAGCGCCTCTGGAAATCCGAAATCTGGATTCACTGATCAAGCTCTTCCTCTTCTCCACGTTTTTTATCTCGCTTGCAGATCCCGCAGTGCACGGATTCTTCAATGCCTATGCTCGCGATTTGGGGGGAAGTACGCGATTGCTCGGGCTGCTTGCCGGAATGTTTGGGCTGGTGGCTTTTTTCTTCCTGCCATTGATGGGAAGGGCAATCGATCACTTTCGCCCAAGTTCGGTTCTGGTGATCTCGTTGTTGTTCCAGCCGTTACGGGTGTTTGTTACCTCTACACTGGATGATCCTAATTTCCTCTGGATACCGATTCTGTTTCATGGAATTTGCTGGGGAGGGATGGAAGTTGCCGCAGTCGTGTACTTGTCTCGACGGGTTGAAGAGGGGCAAAAAGCAACAGTCCTTTCTTACTATATGGCGGTCCGAATGCTTGGAACGCTGGTTGGAGCTAGCGTATGTGGATATGTGGCAGAGCATTTTGGATACGTAACGATGTTTCGGACGATATCTGCTGCCGCGCTTGTGGGAGCTCTAATTTATACATTCGGGATCGTTATTAGTCGAATTCGAGAACGGAGTACTCCAGGGATTTCAGGAACCGAGCACCAGCTAAAGTCAGATCAAGCGAGGGGAAATGAACCGTTTTGA
- a CDS encoding (2Fe-2S)-binding protein has translation MTTIHLNGQDREVDAPDDMPLLWAIRDVLGFTGTKFGCGMGLCGACTMHMDGAPIRSCVTPISAAAGKKITTIEALGRQKVGKAVQEAWVKVGVPQCGYCQCGQVMSATALLSSNPSPNEEEIETSMAGNICRCGTYNRIKTAIHTASESLKGGAK, from the coding sequence ATGACAACAATCCATCTTAACGGACAAGACCGCGAGGTCGATGCCCCTGACGACATGCCCTTGCTTTGGGCGATTCGAGATGTGCTCGGATTTACGGGAACGAAATTTGGCTGTGGTATGGGTTTATGCGGTGCATGCACGATGCATATGGATGGAGCGCCCATTCGATCCTGTGTGACGCCGATCAGCGCTGCAGCGGGGAAGAAGATAACGACGATAGAAGCCCTCGGGAGACAAAAGGTGGGAAAGGCGGTGCAGGAAGCCTGGGTTAAGGTGGGAGTGCCGCAGTGCGGGTACTGCCAGTGTGGTCAAGTGATGAGCGCGACGGCTCTGCTATCCAGCAATCCCTCTCCCAATGAAGAAGAGATCGAGACATCGATGGCCGGAAACATATGTCGGTGTGGTACCTACAATCGAATAAAGACTGCGATACATACCGCATCCGAGAGCCTGAAAGGAGGTGCCAAATGA